The Treponema succinifaciens DSM 2489 region GCGGAAAAATTCTACGAGAAAATGGGACTGAAGACAAAAGAGCGGCAGCTGGAATATATTTTGTGAGGGGAGGCGGACATGACACAACCCGAACGACGAGAATGGCTTATAAAAGCCCTGCTGAACGAGCCGGATTCGCCACTTGAATACAGGAAAACTGAACTTCCGCCGCAAAATGACGAAGAGACGCAGAAAGACTTGCTTCGCTCGCTGATGAATGTGCGTCCGCCGCGGCCGGTTTCTGATGAATTCTTGAAAATTCAGGACGAATATTTAACCGAACGCAACAAAGAGCGCGGAATAACTGACGTTGCAACGCTGAAAAATGTTCCGGCGGACAAACGGATTTTTTTGTGGCAGGGCGACATTACAACTCTGAACGCGGACGCAATCGTGAATGCCGCAAATTCCGCCCTGCTCGGCTGCTTTGCTCCGCTCCACGCGTGCATCGACAACTGCATCCACACTTTCGCAGGAGTTCAGCTTAGACTTGAATGCAACGAGATTATGCAAAAACAGGGCGCGCCTGAAAAAACCGGAAGCGCGAAAATCACTCCGGCGTTCAATCTGCCTTCAAAATACGTTCTGCACACGGTCGGTCCGATAATCCGCGCCAGTGTAACCGAACGCGATAAAATCCAGCTCGCCTCGTGCTACACAAGCTGCCTGAACCTTGCCGCGCAAAAAGGACTTGAAAGCGTTGCGTTCTGCTGCATTTCCACAGGCGTTTTCAGATTTC contains the following coding sequences:
- a CDS encoding protein-ADP-ribose hydrolase translates to MTQPERREWLIKALLNEPDSPLEYRKTELPPQNDEETQKDLLRSLMNVRPPRPVSDEFLKIQDEYLTERNKERGITDVATLKNVPADKRIFLWQGDITTLNADAIVNAANSALLGCFAPLHACIDNCIHTFAGVQLRLECNEIMQKQGAPEKTGSAKITPAFNLPSKYVLHTVGPIIRASVTERDKIQLASCYTSCLNLAAQKGLESVAFCCISTGVFRFPQKLAAQIAVKTVKGWLDENKNASVKKVIFNVFASKDLEIYREILGKKPELA